From a region of the Mycobacterium sp. SMC-8 genome:
- a CDS encoding cytochrome c oxidase subunit 3 — MTAYQSSETVEVVAEPRRRIPGEEGIWVFVLGDMVIFALFFGTFMYSRAKNPEVFAQDHASLSTALGTINTVLLLTSSLLVVLGVRKVMSRDHASAPRLFGGALLCGLAFICVKAAEWSHLFGAGKSVGGGEYYSYYYMFTGIHLLHVVLGCIVLIKLIVDARRPMLTGQQIMLSEAGGIFWHMVDLLWVVLFALFYLMR, encoded by the coding sequence ATGACGGCGTATCAGAGCTCGGAGACGGTCGAAGTGGTCGCTGAGCCGCGCCGCAGGATCCCGGGTGAAGAGGGCATCTGGGTCTTCGTGCTGGGTGACATGGTGATCTTCGCGTTGTTCTTCGGAACGTTCATGTACTCCCGTGCAAAGAACCCCGAGGTTTTCGCCCAGGACCATGCAAGCCTCAGTACCGCGTTGGGGACGATCAACACCGTCCTGTTGCTGACGAGCTCGCTTCTGGTCGTCCTGGGCGTTCGGAAGGTGATGTCGCGGGACCATGCCTCCGCGCCGCGCCTCTTCGGTGGGGCGCTACTGTGCGGGCTCGCCTTCATCTGCGTCAAGGCCGCGGAATGGTCCCACCTCTTCGGGGCGGGCAAGTCTGTCGGCGGAGGTGAATACTATTCGTACTACTACATGTTCACCGGTATTCATCTACTGCATGTAGTCCTCGGATGCATAGTGCTGATCAAGCTCATCGTCGATGCCCGCCGGCCGATGCTGACCGGTCAACAGATCATGCTGAGCGAGGCCGGCGGGATTTTCTGGCATATGGTCGACCTGTTGTGGGTCGTGCTGTTCGCGCTGTTCTACCTGATGAGGTGA
- a CDS encoding MCE family protein, translating into MKPFAERNKFVIGAVGIVTILAIVVIGLQYRKIPFISSATEYAAYFSEAGGLKNGAAVQVAGYRVGEVTAVELDGTRVLVEFEIDNDVHLGDRTEANIRTKSLLGSKVLEVTPRGDGELSIIPIERTKPPYQLPDALGDLSSTISDLNTNGVSDAMATLAETFKDTPPDLKLAVQGVARFSETLGNRDEALRRLLTNAKKATSVLSERADQVVSLIADSNALLAQLLTESTALDQISGNLSAFARQLSGFISDNREQLGPTLEKLNGVLTIVDNRKSELQESIKLLNQYALSLGECLTAGPYFMAALVNLVPGQFVQPFIDAAFSDLGLDPATLLPSQRTDPQVGQRGTPALPIPMPRTGQGGEPHLYLPDAITGKPGDPRYPYREPLPAPPLGGPPPGPPAAAPGEDGLVPIGEPPAILSPAPGEALPSTPTDGEQ; encoded by the coding sequence ATGAAACCCTTCGCTGAACGCAACAAGTTCGTCATCGGTGCCGTGGGAATCGTGACAATTCTTGCGATCGTCGTCATCGGTCTGCAGTACCGAAAAATCCCGTTCATCAGCTCTGCAACCGAGTACGCCGCGTACTTCTCCGAGGCCGGCGGTCTGAAAAACGGTGCAGCGGTGCAGGTAGCCGGTTACCGGGTCGGAGAGGTGACCGCAGTGGAACTGGACGGCACGCGGGTACTCGTCGAATTCGAGATCGACAACGACGTTCACCTCGGCGACCGGACCGAGGCGAACATCAGGACCAAGAGCCTGCTCGGTTCGAAGGTTCTCGAGGTCACGCCCCGCGGTGACGGTGAGCTGTCGATTATCCCGATCGAGCGGACCAAACCTCCGTACCAGCTGCCCGATGCCCTCGGAGATCTGTCGTCGACGATCAGCGATCTGAATACCAACGGGGTGTCAGACGCGATGGCGACCCTGGCCGAAACCTTCAAGGACACGCCACCGGATCTCAAACTCGCTGTGCAAGGTGTGGCGCGGTTCTCGGAGACGCTGGGTAATCGCGACGAGGCGCTGCGCAGGCTGCTGACCAACGCCAAGAAGGCGACCTCCGTCCTGTCCGAGCGCGCTGATCAGGTGGTCAGTCTGATTGCCGACAGCAACGCATTGCTTGCCCAACTGTTGACCGAAAGCACTGCACTGGACCAGATCTCGGGTAATCTGTCCGCTTTTGCCCGCCAGTTGTCCGGGTTCATCAGCGACAACCGTGAACAGTTGGGGCCGACGCTCGAGAAGTTGAACGGTGTTTTGACCATCGTCGACAACCGTAAGTCCGAGCTCCAGGAGTCGATCAAACTTCTCAACCAGTACGCACTGTCGCTGGGTGAATGCCTCACGGCCGGACCTTATTTCATGGCCGCTCTGGTCAATCTGGTGCCCGGACAGTTCGTGCAGCCGTTCATCGACGCCGCATTCTCCGATCTGGGTCTGGATCCCGCCACGCTGCTGCCCTCGCAGCGCACGGACCCGCAGGTCGGGCAGCGCGGCACCCCGGCGCTGCCGATACCGATGCCACGGACCGGCCAGGGTGGAGAACCCCACCTCTACCTGCCCGACGCGATCACCGGTAAGCCCGGTGACCCGCGGTACCCCTACCGGGAGCCGCTTCCCGCGCCTCCGCTCGGCGGTCCGCCGCCGGGGCCGCCGGCGGCAGCACCCGGCGAGGACGGTCTTGTCCCCATAGGGGAACCACCGGCAATACTTTCGCCCGCTCCCGGTGAAGCACTGCCGAGCACCCCCACGGATGGAGAACAGTGA
- a CDS encoding MCE family protein, producing MNENFRRATVLFAVFAAVCLLGTFGLLAIFAQLRFQDENVYTAQFTDVSGLETGNFVRVAGVEVGKVSAISINAESQAIVEFTAGPAVTLTETTKAAVRWANPIGDRYLALLEGEDGSSRLNPGGTIAVTNTEPALDLDTLLGGFRPLFRAMDPEQVNALSGQLISAFQGEGATIGSFLNQAAAVTNTLADRDELIGQVIINLDAVLASFGDETEKFDKAVDSLSKLVSGLAAQKTDISNAVAYTNAATGTIADMLSQARAPFHNTMVQADRTAGIVLADHEYVDNLLATLPDAYRQMNRMGLNGAYWAFYLCDLLVKVNGKGGQPVYIKVAGQDTGRCTPK from the coding sequence GTGAATGAGAACTTCAGACGTGCGACCGTGTTGTTCGCGGTCTTCGCCGCGGTGTGTCTTCTGGGCACATTCGGACTGCTGGCGATATTTGCGCAACTGCGATTCCAGGACGAGAACGTCTACACCGCCCAGTTCACCGACGTGAGTGGGCTGGAGACCGGCAACTTCGTCCGGGTCGCCGGAGTCGAGGTGGGCAAGGTCTCCGCCATTTCGATCAACGCGGAGTCCCAGGCCATCGTCGAGTTCACCGCCGGTCCTGCGGTGACCCTCACCGAGACCACCAAAGCCGCAGTCCGGTGGGCGAACCCGATCGGCGACCGGTATCTGGCACTGCTGGAGGGGGAGGACGGCAGCAGTCGCCTCAATCCCGGTGGGACGATCGCGGTGACGAACACCGAGCCGGCACTGGATCTCGACACCCTCCTGGGCGGGTTCCGGCCGCTGTTTCGAGCGATGGATCCCGAGCAGGTCAATGCTCTAAGCGGCCAGCTGATCTCGGCCTTCCAGGGCGAAGGAGCCACCATCGGTTCGTTTTTGAATCAAGCGGCGGCAGTGACCAACACCCTGGCCGACCGCGATGAGCTAATCGGACAGGTGATCATCAACCTCGACGCGGTGCTGGCATCGTTCGGAGACGAAACCGAGAAGTTCGACAAAGCGGTGGACTCGCTCTCCAAGCTCGTCTCCGGACTTGCAGCGCAGAAAACCGACATCAGCAACGCCGTCGCCTACACGAACGCGGCGACGGGGACGATCGCCGACATGCTGTCTCAGGCCAGGGCGCCCTTCCACAACACGATGGTGCAAGCGGACCGCACCGCGGGGATCGTCCTCGCCGATCACGAATATGTCGACAATCTCCTGGCAACTTTGCCGGACGCCTACAGGCAGATGAACCGCATGGGCTTGAACGGTGCCTACTGGGCCTTCTATCTGTGCGATCTGCTCGTCAAGGTCAACGGCAAGGGTGGCCAGCCGGTCTATATCAAGGTGGCCGGCCAGGACACAGGACGGTGCACACCAAAATGA
- a CDS encoding MCE family protein, with translation MRSGKLRIGLMIALAVALVGGSVVAVRSLTQIARNHVVAYFENSNGLFVGDEVRILGVPVGAIDGIEPQPERVKVTFWVDDEHKVPADVQAAILSPQLVTARAIQLTPAYTSGPVLEDGAVIPEDRTAVPVEWDDLRLQLQKLTDALQPTEPGGVSTLGALINTSADNLRGEGANIRNTVIQMSRAFSILGDHSDDMFSSIKNLSVVVSALQNSSDLMAQLNTNLAAVTGSLADDPDEVSNAIRDLSEVVGETTQFIRDHREALGTTTDKLSSISTAVHQSLPDIKQTLHIGPTAFQNFANIIQPTQSSVTGALALNNFANPISFLCGAIQAASRMNYEQSAKLCVQYLAPIFKNRQYNFPPIGINPVIGTGARPNELTYSEDWLRPDYLPPPPAAPPAAATPAGAPVTAALPPTPLPAEATVPAVDTSVDPAAGLPGIMVPPGGGS, from the coding sequence ATGCGGTCGGGCAAACTGCGGATCGGCCTGATGATTGCGCTGGCCGTTGCGCTGGTGGGCGGTTCGGTGGTCGCCGTGCGATCACTGACGCAGATCGCCAGGAATCACGTCGTGGCGTACTTCGAGAACAGCAACGGGCTCTTCGTCGGCGACGAGGTGCGCATCCTCGGCGTCCCGGTCGGTGCCATCGACGGCATCGAACCGCAACCGGAGCGGGTCAAGGTCACGTTCTGGGTCGACGATGAACACAAGGTGCCCGCCGACGTGCAGGCGGCGATCCTGTCGCCCCAGTTGGTGACCGCGCGGGCGATTCAGCTCACGCCGGCCTACACCAGCGGGCCGGTGCTTGAGGACGGCGCAGTCATTCCGGAGGACCGCACCGCTGTCCCGGTCGAGTGGGACGACCTGCGCCTCCAGTTGCAGAAGCTCACCGACGCCCTACAACCGACCGAGCCGGGTGGGGTCAGTACCCTGGGTGCACTGATCAACACTTCCGCAGACAACTTGCGCGGAGAAGGTGCCAACATTCGCAACACGGTCATCCAGATGTCGCGTGCCTTCTCGATTCTCGGCGATCACAGCGACGACATGTTCTCCAGCATCAAGAACCTGTCGGTGGTGGTGTCTGCGCTTCAGAACAGTTCGGACCTGATGGCGCAACTCAACACCAATCTCGCGGCGGTGACCGGGTCGCTGGCCGATGACCCCGACGAGGTCAGTAATGCGATCCGTGATCTCAGCGAGGTAGTCGGCGAGACAACACAATTCATCAGGGACCATCGCGAGGCGTTGGGCACGACAACCGACAAACTGTCATCGATTTCCACCGCAGTCCACCAGAGCCTTCCTGACATCAAGCAGACCTTGCACATCGGCCCGACCGCATTCCAGAACTTCGCGAACATCATTCAGCCGACCCAGTCCTCGGTCACGGGAGCATTGGCGCTCAACAACTTCGCCAACCCGATCTCGTTCTTGTGCGGGGCCATCCAGGCTGCGTCACGGATGAACTACGAACAGTCGGCAAAGCTGTGTGTCCAGTACCTAGCGCCGATCTTCAAGAACCGTCAGTACAACTTCCCGCCGATCGGCATCAACCCCGTCATCGGAACCGGAGCTCGACCCAACGAGCTCACCTACAGCGAGGACTGGCTGCGGCCCGACTACCTGCCTCCGCCACCGGCTGCGCCGCCGGCCGCCGCGACGCCCGCGGGCGCACCCGTAACGGCTGCGCTGCCGCCGACTCCGCTGCCCGCAGAGGCCACGGTGCCGGCCGTGGATACCTCGGTCGACCCCGCCGCCGGTCTGCCCGGCATCATGGTCCCTCCCGGTGGTGGCTCATGA
- a CDS encoding ABC transporter permease has translation MALDTFMAVPRRPFALREFMLQSWFVARVSLMPTLMLAIPFTVLMIFTFNILLVEFGAADYSGTGAAYGTVTQIGPVVTVLVVAGAGATAMCADLGARTIREELDALRVMGINPIQSLVVPRVLAATLVATLLSSVVILVGLIGSFIFAVFIQDVTPGSFVWGLTVITGPADVIISLVKSALFGLAAGLIACYKGISVGGGPAGVGNAVNETVVYTFMALFAINIIATAVGVQATL, from the coding sequence ATGGCACTGGACACATTCATGGCCGTGCCGCGCAGACCGTTTGCGTTGCGGGAGTTCATGCTGCAGTCCTGGTTTGTGGCGCGGGTGTCCCTGATGCCGACTCTGATGTTGGCGATTCCTTTCACCGTTTTGATGATCTTCACTTTCAACATCCTGTTGGTGGAGTTCGGTGCCGCCGATTACTCCGGCACCGGCGCCGCGTACGGAACGGTCACGCAGATCGGCCCGGTGGTGACGGTGCTGGTGGTCGCTGGCGCAGGCGCCACCGCCATGTGTGCCGACTTGGGGGCCCGAACCATCCGTGAAGAACTGGACGCACTCCGGGTCATGGGCATCAACCCAATCCAGTCGCTGGTGGTGCCTCGTGTGTTGGCAGCCACGTTGGTCGCGACGCTGTTGTCGTCGGTGGTGATTCTCGTCGGCCTTATCGGCAGCTTCATCTTCGCGGTGTTCATCCAGGACGTGACGCCGGGCTCATTCGTGTGGGGTCTGACGGTCATCACCGGCCCCGCCGACGTCATAATTTCGCTGGTCAAATCGGCGCTCTTCGGATTGGCAGCGGGTTTGATCGCTTGCTACAAAGGCATTTCGGTCGGCGGCGGTCCTGCCGGTGTGGGCAACGCCGTCAACGAGACGGTCGTCTATACCTTCATGGCGCTGTTCGCCATCAACATCATCGCCACCGCGGTGGGCGTGCAGGCGACGCTATGA
- a CDS encoding ABC transporter permease, with amino-acid sequence MSASIPSKQLFLQRKTQSWLRGLTRIGTQARFYFETLSSIRVSFLRYKLEMLRQIAHMSLGTGALAIVGGTVVIVGFLTLATGALVAVQGYNQFSDVGVEALTGFASAYFNVRLIAPVISGIGLAATIGAGATAQLGAMRINEEIDALEVMGIRSIAYLASNKVVAGVVVVIPLYCVAMLTAFLAARVGTTAIYGQSSGVYDHYFNTFLNPTDIIWSFVQVVIMAVVIMLVHTYYGFTASGGPAGVGEAVGRAVRTSLISAVVVVLFLSLAIYGQSGNFHLAG; translated from the coding sequence ATGAGCGCATCCATTCCGAGCAAACAGCTCTTTCTTCAGCGCAAGACCCAGTCGTGGCTGCGTGGCTTGACCCGAATCGGCACCCAGGCGCGTTTCTACTTCGAGACGCTGAGTTCCATCCGGGTGTCCTTCCTGCGGTACAAGCTTGAGATGCTGCGACAGATCGCGCATATGAGCCTGGGCACCGGAGCCTTGGCCATCGTCGGCGGAACCGTCGTGATCGTCGGATTCCTGACTCTGGCCACCGGCGCACTGGTCGCGGTCCAGGGTTACAACCAGTTCTCCGATGTGGGTGTCGAGGCGCTGACGGGATTCGCCTCGGCGTACTTCAACGTGCGGTTGATCGCGCCCGTCATCTCCGGGATCGGTCTGGCCGCGACGATCGGCGCGGGTGCCACCGCTCAACTCGGCGCGATGCGGATCAACGAAGAGATCGATGCGCTTGAGGTGATGGGCATCCGCTCGATCGCGTACCTGGCATCCAACAAGGTGGTCGCCGGCGTGGTGGTGGTGATACCGCTGTACTGCGTTGCGATGCTCACGGCGTTCCTTGCCGCGCGGGTCGGCACCACGGCGATCTACGGCCAGTCGAGCGGTGTCTACGACCATTACTTCAATACGTTTCTTAACCCGACGGACATCATCTGGTCGTTTGTCCAGGTGGTCATCATGGCTGTCGTGATCATGCTGGTGCACACCTATTACGGCTTCACCGCTTCGGGGGGGCCCGCCGGCGTCGGAGAGGCCGTGGGACGCGCAGTACGTACCTCGCTCATCTCAGCCGTCGTTGTCGTGCTGTTCCTCTCACTGGCGATCTATGGCCAGTCCGGCAACTTCCACCTCGCGGGATAG
- a CDS encoding TetR/AcrR family transcriptional regulator, with translation MRPGDRPRLHAGTSDAERQILLATERLLESTPLTELSVASILKEAGVSRTTFYFYFSSKYAPVTALLSSVMDQIFEQVSLFTSGADSGDDANRLEKGLEGATQLFREHRMVFRATVEHWHSVAEIGELWLKVIERFTDAFASEIERERAAGTAPPGIPSRELAAGLIWASERLLYVAGLGVDADLPDEDRALASLLAIWQGAVYGSAPNPLNVNTSP, from the coding sequence ATGCGCCCCGGTGACCGTCCTCGGCTGCACGCCGGCACCAGTGATGCCGAGCGTCAGATCCTCCTCGCCACCGAGCGTCTACTCGAATCGACGCCGTTGACCGAACTCAGCGTCGCCAGCATCCTGAAGGAGGCAGGCGTCTCGCGGACGACCTTCTACTTCTACTTCAGTTCGAAGTACGCACCCGTCACTGCGCTGCTGTCATCAGTGATGGACCAGATTTTCGAGCAGGTCAGCTTGTTCACCTCAGGGGCCGATTCGGGAGATGATGCCAATCGCCTGGAGAAGGGACTCGAGGGAGCGACACAGCTGTTCCGTGAGCACCGCATGGTTTTTCGCGCGACTGTGGAGCACTGGCATTCCGTCGCCGAGATCGGTGAACTCTGGCTCAAGGTCATCGAACGATTCACCGACGCCTTCGCAAGCGAGATCGAACGCGAGCGGGCGGCCGGCACCGCCCCTCCCGGAATACCGAGCCGTGAGCTGGCGGCCGGGCTGATCTGGGCGTCCGAGCGGCTGCTTTACGTCGCCGGGCTCGGGGTCGATGCCGACCTACCCGACGAGGACAGAGCCCTGGCCTCACTACTGGCGATCTGGCAGGGGGCGGTGTACGGGTCCGCCCCGAACCCGTTGAACGTCAACACCAGTCCATAG
- a CDS encoding cytochrome C oxidase subunit IV family protein → MTATRRITVVWAALMALTFASFLVGIEQSAGAASAAAAIIVGIALFKVRLIGIHFMDLRVAPMPLRLIFEGYVLVVFVALTAIDLFVH, encoded by the coding sequence TTGACCGCGACACGTCGTATCACAGTCGTGTGGGCTGCCCTGATGGCGCTCACGTTTGCATCGTTCTTGGTCGGCATCGAACAAAGTGCCGGCGCCGCCTCCGCGGCAGCCGCCATCATCGTCGGAATTGCGCTGTTCAAGGTCCGCCTCATCGGCATCCACTTCATGGACCTGCGCGTCGCGCCGATGCCGCTCCGGCTGATATTCGAGGGTTATGTTCTCGTCGTCTTCGTCGCGTTGACGGCCATCGACCTTTTCGTGCACTAG
- a CDS encoding MCE family protein, whose translation MDDSKPRVHPLWWTAALFGTIIALVLTCSALFAGTFRSFVAVTLVSDRSGLVMEPGAKIKMRDVEVGRVGGIKGGSGPVSLQLEIYPDQIDFIPLNVEAEIKATTAFGAKYVELSYPDDPTPQRLTAGAVLRSRTVSTEVNTVFDNLVNLLDQIDVSKVNAVLTALADGVRGQGERMGAATTDANQVLRAINPRMDTVAADWRSFQRFSDAYSAAAGDILSTLDAATTTSKTITDRSGDLNALLLNTIGFSNTGVDLLAPNKDNLVNAINGFEPTTSLLLKYNPQYTCMILGAMLYLDRDGLAIVGGNGKSLLADAGLLFGDDQYKYPENLPIVAAKGGPDGKPGCGSLPDVAKNFPIRQVITNTGWGTGLDWRPNPGVGDPCWVNYFPVTRAVPEQPSRRHCVNGPAPGPVVPAGMPPFGAPWYGPDGTPLFPGVPPVPPAPGPGVPPPAIGPGVPPPIPVPGVQPPAFGAGVPAPMPIPPGPPIPLPEYPGGMPPLTSVPQPQ comes from the coding sequence ATGGACGACAGTAAGCCCCGAGTTCACCCGCTGTGGTGGACAGCCGCCTTGTTCGGGACGATCATCGCGCTCGTTCTCACGTGTTCGGCCTTGTTCGCCGGAACGTTCAGGTCCTTCGTGGCGGTCACCTTGGTCTCGGACCGTTCCGGTCTGGTCATGGAACCGGGCGCGAAGATCAAGATGCGAGACGTCGAGGTCGGTCGCGTCGGCGGGATCAAAGGCGGCAGTGGGCCGGTGAGCCTGCAACTGGAGATCTACCCCGATCAGATCGACTTCATTCCGCTAAACGTCGAGGCCGAGATCAAGGCCACGACCGCTTTCGGCGCCAAATACGTCGAACTGAGTTATCCGGATGATCCCACCCCGCAACGGCTGACAGCGGGTGCGGTGCTGCGCTCGCGCACTGTCAGCACCGAGGTGAACACGGTGTTCGACAATCTCGTGAATCTGCTGGACCAGATCGACGTGTCCAAGGTGAATGCGGTACTCACCGCGCTCGCCGACGGAGTCCGCGGCCAGGGAGAGCGGATGGGCGCAGCGACCACCGACGCCAACCAGGTGCTCCGGGCGATCAATCCGCGGATGGATACCGTCGCGGCCGATTGGCGCTCGTTCCAGCGCTTCAGCGACGCCTACAGCGCTGCCGCCGGTGACATCCTCAGCACGCTGGATGCAGCGACCACCACCAGCAAAACGATCACCGACCGTTCCGGCGACCTGAATGCCTTGCTGCTCAACACGATCGGGTTCTCCAATACCGGCGTCGACCTGCTCGCGCCCAACAAGGACAACCTGGTGAACGCGATCAACGGGTTCGAGCCGACGACAAGCCTCCTGCTCAAGTACAACCCCCAGTACACCTGCATGATCCTGGGCGCGATGTTGTATCTGGACCGGGACGGCCTCGCCATCGTCGGCGGTAACGGCAAATCGCTGCTGGCGGATGCCGGACTGCTGTTCGGAGATGACCAGTACAAGTATCCGGAGAACCTGCCGATCGTCGCCGCGAAGGGCGGCCCTGATGGCAAGCCGGGTTGCGGTTCGCTGCCCGATGTTGCCAAGAACTTCCCGATTCGTCAGGTGATCACCAATACAGGCTGGGGCACAGGACTGGACTGGCGACCCAACCCCGGTGTCGGGGATCCGTGCTGGGTCAACTACTTCCCGGTCACCCGAGCGGTGCCGGAGCAGCCCAGCCGTCGGCATTGCGTCAACGGTCCGGCGCCGGGCCCGGTGGTTCCCGCGGGTATGCCGCCGTTCGGGGCCCCGTGGTACGGCCCGGACGGAACTCCGCTCTTCCCAGGTGTGCCACCGGTGCCGCCGGCCCCGGGTCCAGGAGTGCCACCGCCCGCGATCGGACCTGGTGTACCGCCCCCGATTCCGGTCCCAGGGGTGCAACCGCCCGCATTCGGTGCCGGGGTGCCTGCACCGATGCCCATTCCGCCCGGACCGCCCATACCGCTACCGGAGTACCCGGGGGGCATGCCGCCGCTGACATCCGTACCGCAACCACAGTGA
- a CDS encoding FAD-dependent oxidoreductase, whose translation MAYVITQNCCKDASCVPVCPVDCIRPVSGSAAFTGAEMLYIDPETCIDCGACMEECPVDAIHFDDDLPAALERFKHINAAYFDRHPLEPSPPLPRTKRASVEPGSLRVAIVGAGPAACYAATELVAIDGVEVNMFERLPTPFGLIRSGVAPDHQLTKSVVGIFARAFTNARFTCHFNVEIGKQLTHQDLLTHHHAVIYAVGASESRRLGIPGEDLPGNHPAADFVGWYNGHPDHANHTFDLSARRAVIIGNGNVALDVARVMLMGPDELARTDAAQHALDALSDSRIEEVVILGRRGPRDAAFSVGEFLALGYLDGVDVVIDGGELESDPDDDIETELKLNLAREFAQHPSTPGNKRIVFRFLASPVAVEGSDRVEGLRISRNGVNELIETSLILRSIGYQGSAPAGLHGDPATGIVPNDRGRVVDTIGNPVSDSYVTGWIKRGPRGVIGTNRVCAEETVRTLLDDYHGGLLCREVTGREAFVSLLTERGAEPVDWKGWRAIDDAERQRGVEASRPRIKFVDTAEMLALTQR comes from the coding sequence GTGGCCTACGTCATCACTCAGAACTGCTGCAAGGACGCAAGCTGCGTCCCCGTCTGCCCGGTCGACTGTATCCGCCCAGTCAGCGGTTCGGCGGCGTTCACCGGCGCCGAGATGCTCTACATCGATCCAGAGACGTGCATCGATTGCGGCGCGTGCATGGAGGAGTGCCCGGTCGATGCGATCCACTTCGATGACGATCTGCCCGCAGCGCTGGAGCGCTTCAAGCACATCAACGCCGCCTACTTCGACCGTCATCCGCTTGAGCCGAGCCCCCCACTCCCCCGGACCAAGCGCGCGTCGGTCGAACCGGGTTCGCTGCGGGTCGCGATAGTCGGCGCCGGCCCTGCCGCGTGCTACGCGGCGACCGAACTCGTCGCCATCGACGGTGTCGAAGTGAACATGTTCGAGCGGCTTCCGACGCCGTTCGGCCTCATCCGGTCCGGCGTCGCGCCCGACCATCAGCTGACCAAGTCAGTCGTGGGCATCTTCGCGCGCGCATTCACGAACGCCCGTTTCACCTGCCATTTCAATGTCGAGATCGGAAAGCAGCTGACCCACCAGGATCTGCTGACCCATCACCACGCGGTCATCTACGCCGTCGGCGCCTCGGAAAGCCGTCGGCTGGGCATTCCCGGCGAGGATCTGCCGGGCAACCACCCCGCCGCCGACTTCGTCGGCTGGTACAACGGCCACCCCGACCACGCCAACCACACGTTCGACCTGTCCGCGCGGCGAGCGGTGATCATCGGCAACGGAAACGTTGCGCTCGATGTCGCACGGGTGATGCTCATGGGACCCGACGAACTGGCGAGAACCGATGCCGCTCAGCACGCGCTGGATGCTCTGTCCGACAGCAGGATCGAAGAAGTCGTCATCCTCGGACGGCGCGGCCCGCGAGACGCGGCATTCTCGGTCGGAGAGTTCCTCGCGCTCGGATACCTCGACGGTGTCGACGTCGTCATCGATGGCGGTGAGTTGGAGTCCGATCCCGACGACGATATCGAGACCGAACTCAAACTCAACCTGGCCCGCGAGTTCGCTCAACATCCCAGCACACCGGGCAACAAGAGGATCGTGTTCCGGTTCCTGGCGTCGCCGGTCGCCGTCGAAGGTTCGGACCGCGTCGAAGGGTTGCGCATATCGCGAAACGGTGTCAACGAGTTGATCGAAACGTCGCTGATCCTGCGTTCGATCGGATACCAAGGGTCGGCGCCCGCCGGCCTGCACGGTGATCCCGCAACCGGCATCGTGCCCAACGATCGCGGGCGTGTGGTCGACACCATCGGCAACCCGGTCTCGGATTCCTACGTCACCGGATGGATCAAGCGCGGCCCGCGCGGTGTGATCGGCACCAACCGTGTCTGCGCCGAGGAGACGGTCCGCACACTGCTCGACGACTACCACGGCGGGCTGCTCTGCCGCGAGGTCACCGGCCGCGAGGCGTTCGTAAGTCTGCTCACCGAACGCGGCGCAGAACCCGTCGACTGGAAGGGCTGGCGGGCCATCGACGACGCCGAGCGCCAACGCGGTGTCGAGGCTTCCCGTCCGCGCATCAAGTTCGTCGACACCGCAGAAATGCTGGCCCTGACGCAAAGGTAG